Proteins found in one Amycolatopsis aidingensis genomic segment:
- a CDS encoding MIP/aquaporin family protein — translation MSAGSIFVWELLGTAILVLLGTGVVANNVLRKSNGTGTGFLFITIGWGFAVFTGASIAAPSGAHINPAVTLGLAIAEKTAWADVPIYFAGQLVGGVLGAVLCWATYKLQFDQHPEPEGTLGIFSTVPQIRNTTWNLVTEIIGTFVLVAWILLTPTFEQGPNGVPQFGNAALGYAGVAFVVLVIGTSLGGPTGYAINPARDLGPRIAYALLPIRGKGGADWGYSWIPVAGPLAGGALAALLYLVLPT, via the coding sequence ATGAGTGCGGGTTCGATTTTCGTCTGGGAACTGCTGGGGACCGCCATTCTGGTCCTGCTCGGCACGGGTGTCGTCGCCAACAACGTGTTGCGCAAGAGCAACGGCACCGGCACCGGCTTCCTGTTCATCACCATCGGCTGGGGGTTCGCGGTCTTCACCGGGGCCAGCATCGCCGCGCCCAGCGGGGCGCATATCAATCCGGCCGTCACCCTCGGGCTGGCCATCGCGGAGAAGACCGCCTGGGCCGACGTGCCGATCTACTTCGCGGGCCAGCTGGTCGGCGGTGTACTCGGCGCGGTGTTGTGCTGGGCGACCTACAAGCTGCAGTTCGACCAGCATCCCGAGCCGGAGGGCACGCTCGGGATCTTCTCCACCGTCCCGCAGATCCGGAACACGACCTGGAACCTGGTCACCGAGATCATCGGTACCTTCGTGCTGGTGGCCTGGATCCTGCTGACCCCCACCTTCGAGCAGGGCCCGAACGGGGTACCGCAGTTCGGCAACGCCGCGCTCGGCTACGCCGGGGTGGCCTTCGTCGTGCTGGTGATCGGCACCTCACTCGGCGGCCCGACCGGCTACGCCATCAACCCGGCCCGCGACCTTGGCCCGCGCATCGCCTACGCGCTGCTGCCCATCCGGGGCAAGGGCGGGGCCGACTGGGGGTACTCCTGGATTCCGGTGGCCGGCCCGCTGGCCGGTGGCGCGCTGGCCGCCCTGCTGTACCTGGTCCTGCCCACCTGA
- a CDS encoding glycerol-3-phosphate dehydrogenase/oxidase translates to MTGSRPDNPAQLGPEKREESWRRLGEETFDLVVIGGGVVGAGTALDAATRGLRVALVEARDLASGTSSRSSKLFHGGLRYLEQLEFGLVREALRERELMLNTIAPHLVKPVSFLYPLTHRGWERPYTAAGLFLYDTMGGARSVPGQKHLTKAGALRMVPALKRDALVGGIRYYDAQADDARHTMTVARTAAHYGAVVRTSTQVVGFLREADRVSGVRVRDVEDGRETEVRASVVVNCTGVWTDELQRLSGSRGRFRVRASKGVHIVVPRDRIVSDSGLILRTEKSVLFVIPWRNHWIVGTTDTDWNLDLAHPAATRHDIDYLLEHVNTVLATPLTHEDIEGVYAGLRPLLAGESEETSKLSREHAVARAAPGLVAIAGGKYTTYRVMAADAVEAAAADLAGRPQPSITDKVPLIGADGYHALVNQADHVAAEHGLHPYRVRHLLDRYGSLVHEVLALGDGRPDLLRPLDSAPDYLGVEVIYAVSHEGALHLEDVLARRTRIAIEYPHRGTDCAEQVARLMGEVLGWSAETITREVEVYNARVEAERDSQSQPNDESADARRSAAPEVRSGITEPVS, encoded by the coding sequence GTGACTGGGTCGCGGCCGGACAACCCGGCACAACTGGGGCCGGAGAAGCGGGAGGAATCCTGGAGGCGGCTCGGCGAGGAGACCTTCGACCTGGTGGTGATCGGCGGCGGTGTGGTCGGCGCGGGGACCGCGCTGGACGCGGCCACCCGGGGGCTGCGGGTCGCCCTGGTCGAGGCGCGTGATCTCGCCTCCGGCACCTCCAGCCGCTCCAGCAAGCTGTTCCACGGCGGGCTGCGCTACCTGGAGCAACTGGAGTTCGGGCTGGTCCGGGAGGCGCTGCGGGAGCGGGAGCTGATGCTCAACACGATCGCGCCGCATCTGGTCAAGCCGGTGAGCTTCCTCTACCCGCTCACCCACCGGGGCTGGGAGCGCCCGTACACCGCGGCCGGGCTGTTCCTGTACGACACCATGGGCGGGGCGCGCTCGGTGCCGGGGCAGAAACACCTGACCAAGGCCGGTGCGCTGCGGATGGTGCCCGCGTTGAAGCGGGACGCGCTGGTCGGTGGCATCCGCTACTACGACGCGCAGGCCGATGACGCCCGGCACACCATGACCGTGGCCCGCACCGCCGCGCACTACGGGGCCGTGGTGCGCACCTCCACCCAGGTGGTCGGGTTCCTGCGCGAGGCCGACCGGGTCTCCGGGGTCCGGGTCCGCGATGTGGAGGACGGCCGCGAGACCGAGGTGCGCGCCAGCGTGGTGGTCAACTGCACCGGGGTGTGGACCGACGAGCTGCAGCGGCTGTCCGGCAGCAGGGGCCGGTTCCGGGTGCGGGCCAGCAAGGGCGTGCACATCGTGGTGCCGAGGGACCGGATCGTCTCGGACTCGGGGCTGATCCTGCGCACCGAGAAGTCCGTGCTGTTCGTGATCCCGTGGCGCAACCACTGGATCGTCGGCACCACCGACACCGACTGGAACCTCGACCTCGCCCACCCGGCGGCGACCCGGCACGATATCGACTACCTGCTCGAGCATGTGAACACCGTGCTGGCGACCCCGCTGACGCACGAGGACATCGAGGGGGTCTACGCCGGTCTGCGGCCGCTGCTGGCGGGGGAGAGCGAGGAGACCTCGAAGCTGTCCAGGGAGCACGCGGTGGCCAGGGCGGCGCCGGGGCTGGTGGCGATCGCGGGCGGCAAGTACACCACCTACCGGGTGATGGCGGCCGATGCGGTGGAGGCCGCGGCCGCGGACCTTGCGGGCAGGCCGCAGCCCTCGATCACCGACAAGGTGCCGCTGATCGGCGCGGACGGCTATCACGCCCTGGTCAACCAGGCCGATCACGTGGCCGCCGAGCACGGGCTGCACCCGTACCGGGTCCGGCACCTGCTGGACCGCTACGGCTCGCTGGTGCACGAGGTGCTGGCGCTCGGCGATGGCCGTCCGGACCTGCTGCGCCCGCTGGACTCGGCTCCGGACTACCTGGGGGTCGAGGTGATCTACGCGGTGAGCCACGAGGGCGCGCTGCACCTGGAGGACGTGCTGGCCCGGCGCACCCGGATCGCCATCGAGTACCCGCATCGCGGGACCGACTGCGCCGAGCAGGTGGCCCGGCTGATGGGTGAGGTACTCGGCTGGTCGGCCGAGACGATCACCCGCGAGGTCGAGGTGTACAACGCGCGGGTTGAGGCCGAGCGGGACTCCCAGTCGCAGCCGAACGACGAGTCCGCCGATGCTCGCCGCTCCGCCGCCCCCGAGGTCCGCTCCGGCATCACCGAACCGGTCAGCTGA
- a CDS encoding GNAT family N-acetyltransferase codes for MEPVEINAGNYYLRQLRADELLDDRPVLLEAFADAAHRRYVDLRIDTLAEAGAYVTQRAEEWAAGRRCSWCIAEPTTGRMLGEVGLKKLDLPAGTAEVALWVHPQARGQGVAVDALGAALRFGFGALELRQVTYQHTESNAASAAVARRCGFRFARAEDTRDGDREIFLTRGPEVAGL; via the coding sequence GTGGAACCGGTCGAGATCAACGCGGGTAACTACTACCTGCGCCAGCTACGCGCTGACGAACTACTGGACGACCGGCCTGTCCTGCTGGAGGCCTTCGCCGACGCCGCCCACCGGCGATACGTGGACCTGCGCATCGACACCCTCGCCGAGGCCGGTGCCTACGTCACCCAGCGGGCCGAGGAATGGGCGGCAGGCCGGCGCTGCTCCTGGTGTATCGCGGAGCCGACGACGGGACGGATGCTCGGCGAGGTCGGGCTGAAGAAGCTGGACCTGCCCGCGGGCACCGCGGAGGTCGCGTTGTGGGTGCATCCGCAGGCCCGCGGCCAGGGGGTCGCGGTCGACGCGCTGGGCGCGGCACTCCGGTTCGGCTTCGGCGCACTGGAGTTGCGGCAGGTCACCTACCAGCACACGGAGAGCAACGCCGCCTCGGCCGCAGTGGCCAGGCGCTGCGGTTTCCGGTTCGCCCGCGCGGAGGACACCCGCGACGGGGACCGGGAGATCTTCCTGACCCGCGGCCCGGAGGTGGCAGGGCTATGA
- a CDS encoding SAV_915 family protein yields MSNPVSNVDTMSNPNAGKPAPQPVPPGFPPMVYVPCGQYPTGEGGSTMAAELRRTEDGKLALLAYSALDRLVRCCGQHQPWVLVRSEELSRIYQAQPYEAILLDTELPERLRHDAAASG; encoded by the coding sequence GTGAGCAACCCTGTGAGCAACGTGGACACCATGAGCAACCCGAACGCCGGCAAGCCCGCCCCGCAGCCCGTGCCGCCCGGCTTCCCGCCGATGGTCTATGTCCCATGCGGGCAGTACCCGACCGGCGAGGGCGGCAGCACCATGGCCGCCGAGCTGCGCCGCACCGAGGACGGCAAGCTCGCGCTGCTGGCCTACTCCGCACTGGACCGGCTGGTGCGCTGCTGCGGCCAGCACCAGCCGTGGGTGCTGGTGCGCAGCGAGGAGCTGAGCCGGATCTACCAGGCCCAGCCTTACGAGGCCATCCTGCTGGACACCGAACTGCCCGAGCGGCTAAGGCACGACGCCGCCGCCTCCGGGTGA
- a CDS encoding cytochrome P450, giving the protein MTVQSLPAGRATGCPFDPPAELGRIREREPITRLAFPDGHVGWLVTSHALVRAVFADSRFSSRYELLHLPFPGAPAELPPAPPGDPSGVDAPEHTRYRKLLTGKFTTRRMRELTARIEEITTECLDAMERQGPPVDLVEAYAEPIPMRMICELLGVPYADREFFHRNATTVTSYEATMEEKGAAYQAVQDYMHELVLAKRAEPTGDVLSDLTTSDLTDDELAGIANFLLGAGFETTTSMLALGTFALLRNPDQFAALGTEPDLAENAVEELLRYLSIADPGARAALEDVELGGQLIRAGETVILSVQAANRDPGQFPAPDALDLHRKATGHLAFGHGVHQCLGQQLARVEMRIAFPALVGWFPRLRLAVPPEEVPMRDKANIYGVHRLPVTWD; this is encoded by the coding sequence ATGACCGTGCAGTCACTGCCCGCGGGCCGCGCCACGGGCTGCCCCTTCGACCCGCCGGCGGAACTGGGCCGGATCCGCGAGCGCGAACCGATCACCCGGCTGGCCTTCCCTGACGGGCATGTGGGCTGGCTGGTGACCAGTCACGCCCTGGTCCGCGCGGTGTTCGCCGACAGCCGGTTCAGCTCCCGGTACGAACTCCTGCACCTTCCGTTTCCCGGGGCGCCCGCCGAGTTGCCCCCGGCCCCGCCTGGTGACCCCAGCGGCGTCGACGCACCCGAGCACACCCGCTACCGGAAGCTGCTCACCGGAAAGTTCACCACCCGCCGGATGCGCGAGCTGACCGCGCGGATCGAGGAGATCACCACCGAGTGCCTGGACGCGATGGAGCGACAGGGGCCGCCGGTCGATCTCGTCGAGGCGTACGCGGAGCCCATTCCGATGCGCATGATCTGCGAGCTGCTCGGCGTGCCGTACGCGGACCGGGAGTTCTTCCACCGCAACGCGACCACGGTGACCAGCTACGAGGCCACCATGGAAGAGAAGGGCGCTGCCTACCAGGCCGTGCAGGACTACATGCACGAACTGGTGCTGGCCAAGCGCGCCGAACCCACCGGCGACGTGCTGAGCGACCTGACCACCAGTGACCTCACCGACGACGAGCTCGCCGGGATCGCCAACTTCCTGCTGGGTGCCGGATTCGAGACCACGACCAGCATGCTGGCCCTCGGCACGTTCGCGCTGCTGCGGAATCCGGATCAGTTCGCCGCGCTGGGCACCGAACCGGACCTCGCCGAGAACGCCGTCGAGGAACTGCTGCGGTACCTGAGCATCGCCGACCCCGGCGCGCGGGCCGCGCTCGAGGACGTCGAGCTGGGCGGTCAGTTGATCAGGGCGGGCGAAACGGTCATCCTGTCCGTGCAGGCCGCCAACCGGGACCCCGGGCAGTTCCCCGCGCCGGACGCCCTCGACCTGCACCGGAAGGCCACCGGCCACCTGGCCTTCGGGCACGGCGTGCACCAGTGTCTCGGCCAGCAGCTGGCCAGGGTGGAAATGCGGATCGCCTTTCCCGCGCTGGTCGGCTGGTTCCCGAGGCTGCGGCTGGCCGTCCCGCCCGAGGAGGTCCCGATGCGGGACAAGGCGAACATCTACGGGGTGCACCGGCTCCCGGTCACCTGGGACTGA
- a CDS encoding ABC transporter permease, giving the protein MTTHALTDSATMLRRNLRHMLRYPSMTVLLVGMPVVFLLLFVYVFGGTLGDGLGGASGGRAEYVNYVAPAIILMTVTAVIQGTSISVAMDLTEGIIARFRTMAIARVSVLTGHVLGSMIQAAFALTIVIGVALLVGFRPSASVGEWFAVAGVLAAVTFALVWFSVALGQVSKSVETASNLPMPLIFLPFLGSGFVPTESMPDGLRWFAEYQPFTPIIETLRGLLMGTPIGNHALFALGWCLVIAVGGYAWSKKLFNREYSR; this is encoded by the coding sequence ATGACCACCCACGCCCTGACCGACTCGGCGACGATGCTGCGCCGAAATCTCCGGCACATGCTGCGGTACCCGTCGATGACGGTGCTGCTCGTCGGCATGCCGGTCGTCTTCCTGCTGCTGTTCGTCTACGTCTTCGGCGGCACGCTCGGCGACGGCCTCGGCGGTGCTTCCGGCGGGCGCGCCGAGTACGTCAACTACGTCGCACCGGCAATCATCCTGATGACCGTGACCGCGGTGATCCAGGGGACCTCGATCTCGGTCGCGATGGACCTGACCGAGGGGATCATCGCCCGCTTCCGCACCATGGCCATCGCCCGCGTGTCGGTGCTGACCGGGCACGTCCTCGGCAGCATGATCCAGGCCGCCTTCGCACTGACCATCGTGATCGGGGTCGCGCTGCTGGTCGGCTTCCGGCCGTCGGCGAGCGTGGGCGAATGGTTCGCCGTGGCCGGCGTCCTCGCCGCCGTGACATTCGCGCTCGTCTGGTTCTCGGTGGCGCTCGGCCAGGTGAGCAAGAGCGTCGAGACCGCGAGCAACCTGCCCATGCCGCTGATCTTCCTGCCGTTCCTCGGCAGCGGTTTCGTACCAACCGAGTCCATGCCGGACGGTCTGCGCTGGTTCGCCGAGTACCAGCCGTTCACGCCGATCATCGAGACCCTGCGCGGCCTGCTGATGGGCACGCCGATCGGGAACCACGCACTGTTCGCCCTCGGCTGGTGCCTCGTCATCGCGGTCGGCGGCTACGCCTGGTCCAAGAAGTTGTTCAACCGCGAGTACAGCCGGTGA
- a CDS encoding acetyl/propionyl/methylcrotonyl-CoA carboxylase subunit alpha encodes MPEPAKATQGGPVTKVLIANRGEIAVRVIRAAKDAGLGTVAVYADPDREAPHVRLADEAFALGGSTAAETYLVFDKLLDVAKRAGADSVHPGYGFLSENADFAQAVLDAGLTWIGPSPQAIRDLGDKVTARHLALQAGAPLVPGTKDPAASADEVVAFAEEHGLPVAIKAAFGGGGRGLKVARTKEEIPELFESATREAVAAFGRGECFVERYLDRPRHVEAQVLADMHGNAVVVGTRDCSLQRRHQKLVEEAPAPFLTKEQRATIHESAKAICKQAGYYGAGTVEYLVGVDGTISFLEVNTRLQVEHPVSEETTGIDLVREQFRIAEGGVLPFTADPTPRGHSIEFRINGEDAGRNFLPAPGTVTRLVFPEGPGIRVDSGVQSGSVIGGQFDSMLAKLIVTGADRRQALERSRRALDEMVAEGLPTVLPFHRVVVRDPMFVGDEDGFAVHTRWIETEFDNRIEPHPGPAETGEEEAEARRQVIVEVGGRRLEVSLPGDLALGGNGNGNGAAKAKPRKRAGGQKTAVSGDAVTAPMQGTIVKLGVEEGQRVEAGELVVVLEAMKMENPVTAHKAGTVTGLTVEVGSAVNQGAVLLELKD; translated from the coding sequence GTGCCCGAACCAGCCAAGGCGACTCAGGGCGGACCGGTCACGAAGGTGCTCATCGCCAACCGCGGCGAGATCGCCGTACGGGTGATCCGCGCGGCCAAGGACGCCGGTCTTGGCACCGTCGCGGTCTACGCCGACCCGGACCGGGAAGCGCCGCACGTCCGGCTCGCCGACGAGGCCTTCGCGCTGGGCGGCAGCACCGCGGCCGAGACCTACCTGGTCTTCGACAAGCTGCTCGACGTGGCCAAGCGCGCTGGCGCGGACTCGGTGCACCCCGGCTACGGCTTCCTCTCCGAGAACGCCGACTTCGCGCAGGCCGTGCTGGACGCGGGCCTGACCTGGATCGGGCCGAGCCCGCAGGCGATCAGGGACCTCGGGGACAAGGTGACCGCGCGGCATCTCGCGCTGCAGGCAGGCGCCCCGCTGGTGCCGGGAACCAAGGACCCGGCGGCCAGCGCCGATGAGGTCGTCGCCTTCGCCGAGGAACACGGCCTTCCGGTGGCCATCAAGGCGGCCTTCGGCGGTGGCGGCAGGGGCCTGAAGGTGGCCCGCACCAAGGAGGAGATCCCCGAGCTGTTCGAGTCGGCCACCCGCGAGGCGGTGGCAGCCTTCGGCCGGGGCGAGTGCTTCGTGGAGCGCTACCTGGACCGCCCGCGGCATGTCGAGGCGCAGGTGCTCGCCGATATGCACGGCAACGCCGTGGTGGTCGGTACCAGGGACTGCTCGCTGCAACGCAGGCACCAGAAGCTGGTCGAGGAGGCCCCGGCCCCGTTCCTCACCAAGGAGCAGCGCGCCACCATCCACGAGTCGGCCAAGGCCATCTGCAAGCAGGCCGGCTACTACGGCGCAGGCACGGTGGAGTACCTGGTCGGCGTGGACGGCACCATCTCCTTCCTGGAGGTGAACACCCGGCTGCAGGTGGAGCACCCGGTCTCCGAGGAGACCACCGGCATCGACCTGGTCCGCGAGCAGTTCCGGATCGCCGAGGGCGGGGTACTGCCGTTCACCGCGGACCCCACCCCGCGCGGGCACTCCATCGAGTTCCGGATCAACGGCGAGGACGCGGGCCGCAACTTCCTGCCCGCCCCCGGCACGGTGACCAGGCTGGTGTTCCCGGAAGGCCCCGGCATCCGGGTCGACTCCGGGGTGCAGAGCGGCAGCGTGATCGGCGGCCAGTTCGACTCCATGCTGGCCAAGCTGATCGTCACCGGCGCGGACCGCAGGCAGGCGCTGGAACGCAGCCGCCGTGCCCTGGACGAGATGGTCGCCGAGGGGCTGCCCACCGTGCTCCCCTTCCACCGGGTGGTGGTGCGGGACCCGATGTTCGTCGGGGACGAGGACGGGTTCGCCGTGCACACCCGCTGGATCGAGACCGAGTTCGACAACCGGATCGAGCCCCACCCCGGCCCGGCCGAGACCGGCGAGGAGGAGGCCGAGGCGCGCAGGCAGGTGATCGTCGAGGTCGGCGGGCGCAGGCTGGAGGTCTCGCTGCCCGGCGACCTGGCGCTGGGCGGCAACGGCAACGGCAACGGGGCGGCCAAGGCCAAGCCGCGCAAGCGGGCCGGTGGGCAGAAGACCGCGGTCAGCGGGGACGCTGTCACCGCGCCCATGCAGGGCACCATCGTCAAGCTCGGGGTCGAGGAGGGCCAGCGGGTCGAGGCAGGCGAACTGGTCGTGGTGCTCGAGGCGATGAAGATGGAGAACCCGGTCACCGCGCACAAGGCGGGCACCGTCACCGGGCTCACGGTCGAGGTCGGCTCGGCGGTGAACCAGGGCGCGGTGCTGCTGGAGCTGAAAGACTGA
- a CDS encoding AMP-binding protein: protein MASAFLSRLLAALEDYGGRTAFRHRGGSLSYRAAGEILRGLAAGFGAECADAPVAVMGGNRPETVLAQLAAQLRGLPVLLVAASASLPDRAAALHTAGVRTLVVDPRREQTRALAEAARPERLLSIGPWPGAHDLLADPSHWPDPDLADLPDAVRTIFPSGGTTGPPKLIEHSGIYDGMAHIFRPDPAGPGRVLVVAPVSHLTGNAAVLGALLRGDTVVLHEGFDAGAVLRDIAAERVTELSLTPPRLAALLDHPARPGTDLSSVRSLSLGASPLPAHRLRQALAVFGPVVGQGYGLTEAPMIASISAAELAGHPGRLESVGRIVPGMEARIDDDGDGTGIGEVLVRGLALMAGYRGRQGANAAVVVDGWLRTGDIGRFDAEGYLYLLGRADDVIVTGEHGTRVHPTMVENALTGCRGVREVAVVGVPGPEGTVLRAVVVPTEPDAVRAEDVRGYARATLGQEHFVPAEVMFTPALPLTEIGKPDRKALS, encoded by the coding sequence ATGGCCTCGGCGTTCCTTTCCCGGCTGCTCGCGGCGCTGGAGGACTACGGCGGGCGCACCGCGTTCCGGCACCGGGGCGGCAGTCTGAGCTACCGGGCCGCCGGGGAGATCCTGCGCGGGCTGGCCGCGGGCTTCGGCGCCGAATGCGCTGACGCCCCGGTGGCGGTCATGGGCGGGAACCGGCCGGAGACCGTGCTGGCCCAGCTGGCCGCGCAGCTGCGCGGGCTACCGGTGCTGCTGGTCGCGGCCTCGGCAAGCCTGCCGGACCGGGCCGCCGCGCTGCACACGGCGGGGGTGCGGACGCTGGTGGTCGACCCGCGCCGGGAGCAGACCCGCGCGCTGGCCGAGGCCGCCCGCCCAGAGCGGCTGCTGTCCATCGGGCCGTGGCCCGGCGCCCACGACCTGCTGGCAGACCCGTCCCACTGGCCCGATCCGGACCTTGCCGACCTTCCGGACGCGGTGCGCACGATCTTCCCGTCCGGGGGCACCACCGGGCCGCCGAAGCTGATCGAGCACAGCGGGATCTACGACGGGATGGCGCATATCTTCCGGCCGGACCCCGCCGGGCCGGGCCGGGTGCTGGTGGTGGCGCCGGTGTCGCACCTGACCGGGAACGCGGCCGTGCTCGGCGCCCTGCTGCGCGGGGACACCGTGGTGCTGCACGAGGGCTTCGACGCCGGTGCGGTGCTGCGCGATATCGCCGCCGAGCGGGTCACCGAGCTGTCCCTCACCCCGCCGCGGCTCGCGGCCCTGCTGGACCACCCCGCCCGGCCCGGCACCGACCTGAGCAGCGTGCGGTCGCTGTCGCTGGGCGCCAGCCCGTTGCCCGCGCACCGGCTGCGGCAGGCGCTGGCGGTGTTCGGGCCGGTGGTGGGCCAGGGATACGGGCTCACCGAGGCGCCCATGATCGCCAGCATCTCGGCGGCGGAACTGGCGGGGCACCCGGGGCGGCTGGAGTCGGTCGGCCGGATCGTGCCCGGGATGGAGGCCCGGATCGACGACGATGGCGACGGCACCGGTATCGGCGAGGTGCTGGTGCGCGGGCTGGCCCTGATGGCGGGCTACCGGGGGCGGCAGGGAGCGAACGCGGCCGTCGTCGTGGACGGCTGGCTGCGCACCGGCGACATCGGCCGGTTCGACGCCGAGGGCTACCTGTACCTGCTCGGCCGGGCCGACGACGTGATCGTCACCGGCGAGCACGGAACCAGGGTGCACCCCACGATGGTGGAGAACGCACTGACGGGCTGCCGTGGGGTGCGCGAGGTCGCCGTGGTCGGGGTGCCCGGCCCGGAGGGCACGGTGCTGCGCGCGGTCGTCGTGCCCACCGAGCCGGATGCGGTGCGCGCCGAGGACGTCCGCGGCTATGCCCGCGCCACCCTCGGCCAGGAACACTTCGTCCCCGCCGAGGTCATGTTCACCCCCGCCCTCCCGCTCACCGAAATCGGCAAACCAGACAGGAAGGCACTCAGCTGA
- a CDS encoding DUF1707 SHOCT-like domain-containing protein has translation MTDDTVPELRIGDAERESAMQALGEHLSAGRLDVDEYGERSARVTMAKTAGELGTIFADLPAPHPGRPAPGAMPAHAPQQEPAGRGGTWTDRPLGQRIAASAVPISAIVGMVLFFATGGWWWWFLLPAVVTAIGSGLWGQDWADGAGCGRRRWHRSPRHQP, from the coding sequence GTGACCGACGACACCGTACCCGAGCTGCGGATCGGCGATGCCGAGCGCGAGTCCGCGATGCAGGCGCTGGGTGAGCACCTGAGCGCGGGGCGTCTCGACGTGGACGAGTACGGCGAGCGCTCGGCCCGGGTCACCATGGCCAAGACCGCAGGCGAGCTCGGCACGATCTTCGCCGACCTGCCCGCACCGCATCCAGGCCGGCCCGCGCCCGGCGCCATGCCCGCGCACGCGCCCCAGCAGGAACCGGCCGGCCGCGGCGGCACCTGGACGGACCGCCCACTGGGCCAACGGATCGCCGCCAGCGCCGTGCCGATCAGCGCGATCGTCGGGATGGTGCTGTTCTTCGCCACCGGTGGCTGGTGGTGGTGGTTCCTGCTGCCCGCCGTGGTCACGGCGATCGGCAGCGGCCTGTGGGGGCAGGACTGGGCGGACGGAGCAGGCTGCGGCAGGCGGCGCTGGCATCGCTCACCCCGGCACCAGCCGTAG
- a CDS encoding DUF1707 SHOCT-like domain-containing protein, producing MRADQPHLRLSDDERQETLDALAEHMRTGRLDVTEFGDRSSQATAAQTRGEVAELFTDLPEPRPAFVLPNQPAFAPSRALGRRLPAAVVPIAGIAVVAALLLIPRVPVLLLLVPVALVLVVLWLLAGRRAG from the coding sequence GTGCGCGCCGACCAGCCCCACCTCCGGCTCAGCGACGACGAGCGCCAGGAAACCCTGGACGCGCTCGCCGAGCACATGCGGACCGGCCGCCTGGACGTGACCGAGTTCGGCGACCGATCCAGCCAGGCCACCGCGGCGCAGACCCGCGGCGAGGTCGCCGAGCTGTTCACCGACCTTCCCGAGCCCCGGCCGGCGTTCGTGCTGCCGAACCAGCCCGCGTTCGCCCCGTCCAGGGCGCTGGGGCGCAGGCTGCCCGCTGCGGTGGTGCCGATCGCCGGGATCGCAGTGGTCGCCGCGCTGCTGCTGATCCCCCGGGTACCGGTGTTGTTGCTGCTGGTCCCGGTGGCGCTGGTGCTGGTGGTGCTGTGGCTGCTCGCCGGGCGGCGGGCGGGCTGA
- a CDS encoding ATP-binding cassette domain-containing protein: MASTPSQPAIVATGLRKSFGDHLVLDGVDLSVPRASVYALLGANGAGKTTAVKILSTLISSDAGTARICGHDLAAEPDAVRAAIGVTGQFSAVDNLLTGEENLLLMADLHHLGRARGRRRAAELLEQFDLAESGRKQAATYSGGMRRRLDLAMTLVGSPQVIFLDEPTTGLDPRSRRGLWQIVRELVAEGVTILLTTQYLEEADELADRIGVLDHGRLVAEGTAAELKRRIPGGHVSLRFADAQRLQSAARLLDRATREEDTFTLRVPNDGSLRSLKDLLDRLDRESVEVDELSVHTPDLDDVFLALTGQPQNEKVTTP, from the coding sequence ATGGCCAGCACGCCGTCCCAGCCTGCGATCGTGGCGACCGGACTGCGCAAGTCGTTCGGTGACCACCTCGTGCTCGACGGGGTCGACCTCAGCGTCCCGCGCGCGAGCGTGTACGCGCTGCTCGGTGCCAACGGGGCAGGGAAGACCACCGCGGTCAAAATACTGTCCACTTTGATCAGTTCGGACGCCGGTACAGCGCGGATCTGCGGTCATGACCTGGCGGCCGAACCGGACGCCGTCCGCGCCGCGATCGGCGTCACCGGCCAGTTCTCGGCGGTGGACAACCTGCTCACCGGCGAGGAGAACCTGCTCCTGATGGCCGACCTGCACCATCTCGGCCGGGCACGGGGCCGCAGGCGGGCCGCCGAGCTGCTGGAGCAGTTCGACCTCGCCGAATCGGGCAGGAAGCAGGCGGCAACGTACTCCGGTGGCATGCGGCGGCGGCTCGACCTGGCGATGACGCTGGTCGGCAGCCCGCAGGTGATCTTTCTGGACGAGCCGACAACCGGGCTCGACCCACGCAGCCGCCGCGGCCTGTGGCAGATCGTCCGCGAGCTCGTCGCCGAGGGCGTCACCATCCTGCTGACCACGCAGTACCTCGAGGAGGCCGACGAACTCGCCGACCGGATCGGGGTGCTCGACCACGGGCGGCTGGTCGCCGAGGGAACCGCGGCCGAGCTGAAGCGCCGCATCCCCGGCGGCCACGTCAGCCTCCGGTTCGCCGACGCGCAGCGCCTTCAGTCGGCCGCGCGCCTGCTCGACCGGGCGACGCGCGAGGAGGACACGTTCACCCTGCGCGTGCCGAACGACGGCAGCCTCCGGTCCCTCAAGGATCTGCTCGACCGGCTCGATCGCGAGTCGGTCGAGGTGGACGAGTTGTCCGTGCACACCCCCGACCTCGATGACGTCTTCCTCGCCCTCACCGGCCAACCCCAGAACGAGAAGGTGACCACGCCATGA